In Streptosporangium album, the following are encoded in one genomic region:
- a CDS encoding oligopeptide/dipeptide ABC transporter ATP-binding protein, with protein sequence MTTDPGTAETLLELADVHVVHRARSGGLFSRDRVHALTGADLTVAAGQTVGVVGESGCGKSTLAKVLVGLQRPTSGTVSFRGRDLWSMKDAERRTLIGSSTGMIFQDPSTALNRRLPVRQVLRDPLNVHRRGTAQWRDGRVRELLDLVGLPPSAADQLPGRLSGGQRQRVAIARALALEPELLIADEPTSALDVSVRAQILNLLLDLKDRLGLTLVFVSHDIQTVRRMSDQVITMYLGRVVERTPSQAVPDHARHPYTRALFSATPGLLSPINPIPLVGSVPSATRPPSGCPFRTRCWKADDVCATEMPAMRAGGAGPSGDHLFRCHHPVPAGATDLDLISQAQERQ encoded by the coding sequence ATGACGACGGACCCCGGCACGGCGGAGACCCTGCTCGAACTCGCCGACGTCCATGTGGTGCACCGGGCGCGCTCCGGCGGACTGTTCTCCCGCGACCGGGTGCACGCCCTCACCGGGGCGGACCTGACCGTCGCCGCCGGCCAGACGGTCGGTGTCGTGGGGGAGTCCGGCTGCGGCAAGTCCACCCTGGCCAAGGTGCTGGTAGGGCTGCAACGGCCCACCTCCGGCACGGTGTCCTTCCGGGGCCGGGACCTCTGGTCGATGAAGGACGCCGAGCGCAGGACCCTCATCGGGTCGAGCACCGGAATGATCTTTCAGGACCCGTCCACGGCGCTCAACCGCCGGCTGCCCGTCCGGCAGGTCCTGCGCGACCCGCTGAACGTGCACCGGCGCGGCACCGCGCAGTGGCGGGACGGGCGGGTGCGTGAGCTGCTCGACCTGGTCGGCCTGCCTCCGAGCGCCGCCGACCAGCTCCCGGGCCGGCTCTCCGGAGGCCAGCGCCAGCGCGTGGCCATCGCCAGGGCGCTGGCGCTCGAACCGGAGCTGCTGATCGCGGACGAGCCGACGAGCGCGCTGGACGTCTCGGTCCGTGCCCAGATCCTGAACCTGCTGCTGGACCTGAAGGACCGGCTCGGACTGACGCTGGTCTTCGTCTCCCACGACATCCAGACGGTGCGGCGGATGAGCGACCAGGTCATCACGATGTACCTGGGACGTGTCGTCGAACGGACCCCGTCGCAGGCCGTACCGGACCATGCCCGCCACCCCTACACCAGGGCACTGTTCTCCGCCACGCCCGGACTGCTCTCGCCGATCAATCCGATCCCGCTGGTGGGCTCGGTGCCGTCGGCGACGCGGCCGCCGAGCGGATGCCCCTTCCGCACCCGGTGCTGGAAGGCCGACGACGTGTGCGCCACGGAGATGCCGGCGATGCGGGCCGGCGGCGCCGGCCCGTCCGGCGACCACCTGTTCCGCTGCCACCACCCGGTCCCCGCCGGGGCCACCGACCTCGACCTGATCAGCCAAGCACAGGAGCGTCAATGA
- a CDS encoding dihydrodipicolinate synthase family protein produces MTTATALTGVIPPVCTPLTPDFEVDTGSLTRLVDHLLDGGVDGLFVLGSSSEVAFLPDGHRAIVLDTVLGHVGGQVPVLAGVIDMTTPRVLEHVRAAVKAGVDGIVATAPFYTRTHPVEIDGHFRTIAGQAGLPLYAYDLPVSVHSKLGADLLLGLAADGVLAGVKDSSGDEAGLREVILGRRERSDIGSFSVLTGSELTVDSALWMGADGVVPGLGNVDPHGYTRLFRSASEGDWEAARTEQERLFRLFGLVRAGGARMGAGSSAMGAFKAALHLRGIIDHPTTALPQIPLDGDETGRVGAYLAAAGLL; encoded by the coding sequence ATGACAACCGCCACCGCACTGACCGGCGTCATCCCCCCGGTGTGCACCCCGTTGACCCCGGACTTCGAGGTCGACACCGGATCGCTGACCCGGCTGGTGGACCACCTGCTGGACGGCGGGGTGGACGGGCTGTTCGTCCTCGGCTCCTCCTCGGAGGTGGCGTTCCTGCCGGACGGACACCGGGCGATCGTGCTGGACACGGTGCTGGGCCACGTGGGCGGCCAGGTCCCGGTGCTGGCCGGTGTGATCGACATGACCACCCCGAGGGTGCTGGAGCACGTGCGGGCCGCCGTCAAGGCGGGCGTGGACGGGATCGTGGCGACCGCGCCGTTCTACACCCGTACCCATCCCGTGGAGATCGACGGGCACTTCCGGACCATCGCCGGCCAGGCCGGTCTGCCGCTGTACGCCTATGATCTGCCCGTCTCCGTGCACAGCAAGCTCGGTGCCGATCTCCTGCTCGGCCTGGCGGCCGACGGCGTGCTGGCCGGGGTGAAGGACTCCAGCGGCGACGAGGCCGGCCTGCGCGAGGTGATCCTCGGGCGGCGGGAGCGGAGCGACATCGGCTCCTTCAGCGTCCTGACCGGATCCGAGCTGACCGTCGACTCCGCCCTGTGGATGGGGGCCGACGGCGTGGTGCCCGGACTCGGCAACGTCGACCCCCACGGGTACACCCGGCTGTTCCGCTCGGCGTCGGAGGGCGACTGGGAGGCCGCGCGCACCGAGCAGGAACGCCTGTTCCGCCTGTTCGGCCTGGTGAGAGCCGGTGGGGCGCGGATGGGAGCGGGGTCGTCGGCCATGGGCGCCTTCAAGGCGGCCCTGCACCTGCGCGGGATCATCGACCACCCGACCACCGCGCTGCCGCAGATCCCGCTGGACGGCGACGAGACCGGCCGGGTCGGCGCATACCTGGCAGCCGCCGGCCTGCTGTGA
- a CDS encoding beta-galactosidase, giving the protein MDRLYRRLGGIAYGGDYNPEQWPEEVHAEDVRLMREAGVNLVSLGIFSWAFVQPEPDRMEFGRFDRIMDRLADGGVGVCLATMTASPPPWLSARHPEVLPERADGTRLWPGARQHYCPSSPVYREHAARLVSAVAERYGDHPALAMWHIGNEYGCHVRACYCDVSAGSFREWLRERYGDVEALNDAWSTAFWSQRYASFEEVLPPRTAPTFPNPAQQIDFARFGSDELLACYLTEKRILDRIAPEVPATTNFVPLAKTLDLFEWASHLDVVSYDSYPDPHDEHAAPRAALSYDVMRSLRGGQPYLLMEQAPSAVNWRARNAPKPPGVMRLWSWQAVAHGADAVMFFQWRQSRGGAEKYHSAMVPHGGTDTRAFREVRELGQELASVPELFGARSPRADVAVVLDWQSWWGLEQAARPNADLRLDDLVFAHYLPLYQENVACDIVRPGGDLSGYRLVVVPNLYMAGEEEAANLERYVEGGGTLLMSFFSGIVDPCDRVHLGGYPAPFRRMLGLRVEEFWPLDDGVGVELSRGRGSLWSEEITLEGAEAVASFSGGELTGLPAVTRHRFGLGAAWYLGTLPDPATMRELLRRAGEEAGVRPVLPGLPAGVQARVRQAADGTLRYVLLNHSAEAVTVPLPAPMCDDLAGAGPSDHVRLASRGAALLRPAATPV; this is encoded by the coding sequence ATGGATCGGCTGTACCGGCGTCTGGGGGGCATCGCCTACGGCGGTGACTACAACCCCGAGCAGTGGCCGGAGGAGGTGCACGCCGAGGACGTCAGGCTGATGCGGGAGGCCGGGGTCAACCTGGTCAGCCTGGGCATCTTCTCCTGGGCTTTCGTGCAGCCGGAGCCGGATCGGATGGAGTTCGGCCGGTTCGACCGGATCATGGACCGGCTGGCGGACGGCGGTGTCGGCGTCTGCCTGGCCACCATGACCGCCTCCCCGCCTCCGTGGCTGAGCGCCCGCCACCCCGAGGTGCTGCCGGAACGGGCGGACGGGACCCGGCTCTGGCCGGGTGCGCGCCAGCACTACTGCCCCTCCAGCCCGGTCTACCGGGAGCACGCGGCACGTCTGGTCTCCGCCGTGGCCGAGCGCTACGGCGACCACCCGGCGCTGGCCATGTGGCACATCGGCAACGAGTACGGCTGCCACGTGCGGGCGTGCTACTGCGACGTCTCCGCCGGATCCTTCCGCGAATGGCTGCGCGAGCGCTACGGCGACGTCGAGGCGCTCAACGACGCCTGGTCGACGGCTTTCTGGTCGCAGCGGTACGCCTCCTTCGAGGAGGTGCTGCCGCCCCGCACCGCACCGACCTTCCCCAACCCCGCCCAGCAGATCGACTTCGCCCGGTTCGGCTCCGACGAGCTGCTCGCCTGCTATCTCACCGAGAAGCGGATCCTCGACCGGATCGCCCCCGAGGTGCCCGCCACGACCAACTTCGTCCCGCTGGCCAAGACCCTCGACCTGTTCGAGTGGGCCTCCCACCTGGATGTCGTCAGCTACGACTCCTACCCCGATCCGCACGACGAGCACGCCGCGCCCAGGGCCGCCCTCTCCTACGACGTGATGCGCTCGCTGCGGGGCGGTCAGCCGTACCTGCTCATGGAGCAGGCGCCGAGCGCCGTCAACTGGCGGGCCCGCAACGCGCCCAAGCCACCCGGCGTCATGCGGCTGTGGAGCTGGCAGGCCGTCGCGCACGGCGCCGACGCGGTGATGTTCTTCCAGTGGCGGCAGTCGCGCGGCGGGGCCGAGAAGTACCACTCGGCGATGGTCCCGCACGGTGGCACGGACACCCGGGCTTTCCGGGAGGTGCGGGAGCTCGGCCAGGAGCTCGCGAGCGTGCCGGAGCTGTTCGGCGCGCGGTCGCCCCGTGCCGACGTGGCCGTCGTCCTGGACTGGCAGAGCTGGTGGGGGCTCGAACAGGCCGCCCGCCCCAACGCCGACCTCCGTCTCGACGACCTCGTGTTCGCCCACTATCTGCCCCTCTACCAGGAAAACGTGGCGTGTGACATCGTCCGGCCGGGCGGTGACCTGTCCGGCTACCGGCTGGTCGTCGTGCCCAACCTCTACATGGCCGGCGAGGAGGAGGCGGCCAACCTCGAACGGTACGTCGAGGGCGGTGGGACGCTGCTGATGTCCTTCTTCTCCGGGATCGTCGACCCGTGCGACCGGGTCCACCTCGGCGGCTACCCGGCCCCCTTCCGGCGGATGCTCGGTCTGCGCGTGGAGGAGTTCTGGCCGCTTGACGACGGCGTCGGCGTGGAGCTGTCCCGGGGGAGGGGGAGCCTGTGGTCGGAGGAGATCACGCTGGAGGGGGCCGAGGCCGTCGCGTCCTTCTCCGGCGGAGAGCTCACCGGCCTGCCGGCGGTCACCCGGCACCGTTTCGGGCTGGGCGCCGCCTGGTATCTCGGCACGCTCCCCGACCCCGCCACGATGCGCGAACTGCTGCGGCGCGCCGGCGAGGAGGCGGGCGTCCGGCCCGTCCTTCCCGGCCTGCCCGCCGGTGTGCAGGCGCGGGTACGGCAGGCGGCCGACGGAACCCTCCGCTACGTGTTGCTCAACCACTCCGCGGAAGCCGTCACCGTACCCCTGCCGGCGCCGATGTGCGACGACCTCGCCGGCGCCGGCCCGTCGGACCACGTACGGCTCGCGTCCCGAGGGGCGGCCCTGCTCCGCCCGGCGGCCACACCCGTCTGA
- a CDS encoding AIM24 family protein → MRSPFFGNMDQGQVPGHFVLQNPKMLRVQLNGEVLARQGSMVAFQGQMDFDYEGSGGVGRFLKKMVTGEGAPLMRVRGQGPLFLANNADDVHLFYLENEAITVNGANLLAFDPQLAWDIQRLQGAGIVTGGLFNTTVQGTGWVAVTAHGAPVLLDTSLAPTFADSQSAVCWSAGLRVGVNRTFKAGALIGRGSGEAAQLAFQGQGFVLVQASEGPIVPQTGG, encoded by the coding sequence GTGCGCAGTCCGTTCTTCGGCAACATGGACCAGGGCCAGGTGCCCGGCCACTTCGTCCTGCAGAACCCCAAGATGCTGCGGGTGCAGCTGAACGGGGAGGTGCTGGCACGGCAGGGATCGATGGTCGCCTTCCAGGGGCAGATGGACTTCGACTACGAGGGGTCCGGAGGCGTCGGCCGCTTCCTGAAGAAGATGGTGACGGGGGAGGGCGCGCCGCTGATGCGGGTACGCGGGCAGGGCCCGCTCTTCCTGGCGAACAATGCCGACGACGTGCACCTGTTCTACCTGGAGAACGAGGCGATCACCGTCAACGGGGCCAACCTGCTGGCCTTCGATCCCCAGCTCGCCTGGGACATCCAGCGGCTGCAGGGCGCCGGCATCGTCACCGGCGGCCTGTTCAACACCACCGTCCAGGGCACCGGCTGGGTGGCGGTCACCGCGCACGGCGCGCCGGTGCTGCTCGACACCTCCCTGGCGCCGACCTTCGCCGACAGCCAGTCCGCGGTGTGCTGGAGCGCCGGGCTGCGCGTGGGCGTCAACCGCACCTTCAAGGCGGGGGCGCTCATCGGGCGGGGGAGCGGCGAGGCCGCGCAGCTCGCGTTCCAGGGGCAGGGCTTCGTCCTGGTCCAGGCCAGCGAGGGCCCGATCGTTCCGCAGACCGGCGGCTGA
- a CDS encoding glycosyltransferase, which yields MRILLWHVHESWTTAFVQGTHDYLVPLLPDRGPDGRGRARTSSWPATVREVPWNRLYGEHVDLIVLQRPHELDLAQSWLRRRPGRDVPAVYVEHDAPEGNAPGTRHPLAGRDDIPLIHVTHFNELFWDSGRAPTEVVEHGVVDPGHRYTGELPRAGVVVNEPIRRERAAGTDLLPRFAATTPLDVFGTKVTGLPHRLRFPFGTFEDLPQQAMHAELARRRVYLHPYRWTSLGPSLIEAMLLGMPVVALATTEAVEAVPPDAGVISTRVATLTDALRGFVTDPARARQCGKAARASALARYGLGRFLSDWDGVLDRTAGR from the coding sequence ATGAGGATCCTGCTCTGGCACGTGCACGAGTCGTGGACGACGGCGTTCGTCCAGGGCACGCACGACTACCTCGTACCGCTCCTCCCCGACCGCGGCCCCGACGGGCGTGGCCGGGCACGGACCTCCTCCTGGCCCGCCACCGTGCGCGAGGTGCCGTGGAACCGGCTCTACGGCGAGCACGTCGACCTGATCGTCCTGCAGCGCCCGCATGAGCTCGACCTCGCCCAGAGCTGGCTACGCCGCCGCCCGGGCCGGGACGTGCCTGCCGTCTACGTCGAGCACGACGCGCCGGAGGGGAACGCGCCCGGCACCCGGCACCCGCTGGCCGGCCGCGACGACATCCCGCTGATCCACGTGACCCACTTCAACGAGCTGTTCTGGGACTCCGGCAGGGCGCCCACCGAGGTGGTCGAGCACGGCGTCGTCGACCCCGGCCACCGCTACACGGGTGAACTCCCGCGCGCCGGTGTCGTCGTCAACGAACCGATCCGGCGCGAGCGGGCCGCCGGAACGGACCTGCTGCCGAGGTTCGCCGCCACGACGCCGCTCGACGTCTTCGGCACGAAGGTCACCGGCCTGCCGCACCGGCTCCGCTTCCCGTTCGGAACCTTCGAGGACCTGCCGCAGCAGGCGATGCATGCCGAACTCGCCCGGCGGCGCGTCTACCTGCATCCCTACCGGTGGACCTCGCTCGGGCCCTCCCTGATCGAGGCCATGCTGCTCGGCATGCCCGTCGTGGCGCTGGCCACCACCGAGGCCGTGGAGGCGGTGCCACCGGACGCGGGAGTGATCTCGACCCGCGTCGCCACCCTCACCGACGCGCTGCGGGGCTTCGTCACCGACCCGGCGCGGGCCCGGCAGTGCGGGAAGGCCGCCCGAGCCTCCGCGCTCGCCCGCTACGGCCTCGGCCGCTTCCTGTCCGACTGGGACGGCGTGCTCGACCGGACCGCCGGACGCTGA
- a CDS encoding glycosyltransferase family 9 protein: MISGRQAAEDAPVMVVLRGLGLGGLLAAVPALRALRRAHPGHRIVLAASASLADLVPLIGAVDELLDVPGPGPLRLGSPPDLAVNLYGRGPWSIGALRRTDPGLLLTHAHPGFPDVRGPSWRGDAHVVRRWCELLGWHGIAADPVDLGLKAPPAWGVAPTAALRGTAGPDLSSERSAPVVVHPGAAAPARRWPPERFALLAVALRQAGHEVVITGSAGERALAERVASLACLPEASVLAGRTGLGELAALVARARLVVCGDTGVARLATAFATPSVVLFGPVSPALWGPSHGPHVALWAGRSGDPRGNLPDEGLLEIGVREVLGAVVDLLEVDVR; encoded by the coding sequence ATGATCTCCGGCAGGCAGGCGGCCGAGGATGCGCCGGTCATGGTGGTGCTGCGCGGGCTCGGTCTCGGCGGCCTCCTCGCCGCGGTTCCCGCCCTGCGCGCTCTGCGGCGGGCCCACCCCGGCCACCGGATCGTGCTGGCCGCGTCCGCCTCGCTGGCCGATCTGGTGCCGCTGATCGGTGCGGTGGACGAGCTGCTCGACGTGCCGGGGCCGGGGCCGCTCCGGCTGGGCTCGCCCCCCGACCTCGCGGTCAACCTGTACGGCAGGGGCCCGTGGAGCATCGGCGCGCTGCGCCGTACCGATCCGGGGCTGCTGCTCACCCACGCCCATCCCGGCTTCCCGGACGTGCGAGGGCCCTCGTGGCGGGGCGACGCGCACGTGGTCCGGCGCTGGTGCGAGCTCCTCGGCTGGCACGGCATCGCGGCCGACCCGGTGGACCTGGGGCTGAAGGCCCCGCCGGCATGGGGGGTCGCGCCGACCGCCGCCCTCCGGGGAACGGCCGGCCCGGACCTCTCGTCCGAGCGGTCCGCGCCGGTGGTCGTCCATCCGGGAGCGGCCGCTCCCGCCAGGCGGTGGCCGCCGGAGCGGTTCGCGCTGCTGGCCGTCGCGCTGCGGCAGGCCGGTCACGAGGTGGTGATCACGGGGAGCGCCGGGGAGCGGGCGCTCGCCGAGCGGGTGGCCTCCCTCGCCTGTCTGCCGGAGGCGTCCGTGCTCGCCGGCCGCACCGGCCTGGGCGAGCTGGCCGCGCTGGTCGCGCGGGCCCGGCTGGTCGTCTGCGGCGACACCGGCGTGGCCCGCCTGGCCACCGCGTTCGCCACCCCCTCCGTGGTGCTGTTCGGTCCCGTCTCGCCCGCTCTGTGGGGGCCGTCCCACGGGCCGCATGTGGCCCTGTGGGCGGGACGTTCCGGCGACCCCCGGGGGAACCTGCCCGATGAGGGCCTGCTGGAAATCGGCGTCCGGGAGGTCCTCGGCGCCGTCGTCGATCTACTGGAGGTGGACGTCCGATGA
- a CDS encoding UDP-glucuronic acid decarboxylase family protein: MNARRVVVTGGAGLLGSYLCERLLAEGAAVICMDNFLTGSPRNVEHLLGRAAFRLVECDLTGFVHVPGDVDLVLHFASAASPVDYLRYPIETLKVGSLGTLHALGLAREKGARFVLASTSEVYGDPLEHPQRESYWGNVNPVGPRSVYDEAKRFAESLTTAYRNSHGTDTAIVRIFNTYGPRMRPHDGRAIPTFIRQALRGEPITVTGDGGQTRSVCYVDDTVEGILALADSDFEGPVNIGGPAELTVLALAETVRELTGSDSPIHFVDRPVDDPEVRRPDTSLAAFRLGWAPKVDIADGLSRTISWFTEELREPEELLRR; this comes from the coding sequence ATGAACGCGCGACGGGTGGTGGTGACCGGCGGAGCCGGTCTCCTGGGGTCGTATCTGTGTGAACGCCTGCTCGCGGAGGGGGCGGCGGTGATCTGCATGGACAACTTCCTGACCGGCTCACCCCGCAACGTCGAGCATCTGCTGGGCCGGGCCGCGTTCCGCCTGGTGGAGTGCGACCTCACGGGATTCGTCCACGTCCCCGGCGACGTCGACCTGGTGCTCCACTTCGCCTCGGCGGCCTCCCCGGTCGACTACCTGCGCTACCCGATAGAGACGCTCAAGGTGGGCAGCCTCGGCACGCTGCACGCCCTCGGGCTGGCCAGGGAGAAGGGCGCCCGCTTCGTCCTGGCCTCCACCAGCGAGGTGTACGGCGACCCGCTGGAGCACCCGCAGCGGGAGAGCTACTGGGGCAACGTCAACCCGGTGGGGCCGCGGAGCGTGTACGACGAGGCCAAGCGGTTCGCCGAGTCGCTGACCACGGCCTACCGCAACTCCCACGGGACCGACACCGCGATCGTACGGATCTTCAACACCTACGGGCCGAGGATGCGGCCCCACGACGGCAGGGCCATCCCCACCTTCATCCGCCAGGCCCTGCGCGGTGAGCCGATCACCGTGACCGGCGACGGCGGCCAGACCCGGTCCGTCTGCTACGTGGACGACACGGTCGAGGGCATCCTCGCCCTGGCGGACAGTGACTTCGAGGGCCCGGTCAACATCGGCGGCCCGGCGGAGCTGACCGTGCTCGCCCTCGCGGAGACGGTCCGCGAGCTGACCGGCTCGGACTCGCCGATCCACTTCGTCGACCGTCCCGTCGACGACCCGGAGGTCCGGCGTCCGGACACCTCTCTGGCGGCCTTCCGGCTGGGGTGGGCGCCGAAGGTGGACATCGCCGACGGGCTGAGCCGTACCATCTCCTGGTTCACCGAGGAGCTGCGCGAGCCGGAGGAGCTTCTCCGGCGCTAG
- a CDS encoding TIGR03086 family metal-binding protein, with translation MDIRELDRRAVRASMDVVAKATAEDLGRPTPCAGWTLADLLAHMTAQHHGFAAAARGTGADLTVWRVQPLGGDAVPAYVRSAERVMTAFAEDGVLDRTFALPEFGKGLTFPAPQAIGFHFIDYLVHGWDVAQSLGVAFTAEPELVEAAWPIAQAVPDDERRLRPGAAFQPSSAAPEGAARFDRLLAMLGRSPA, from the coding sequence ATGGATATCCGGGAACTGGACAGGCGTGCGGTGCGCGCGAGCATGGATGTGGTCGCCAAGGCGACGGCCGAGGACCTCGGCCGTCCGACGCCATGCGCCGGCTGGACGCTGGCCGACCTGCTCGCCCACATGACCGCCCAGCACCACGGCTTCGCCGCCGCGGCGCGGGGAACCGGAGCCGACCTGACGGTGTGGCGGGTTCAGCCGCTCGGCGGCGATGCCGTCCCGGCCTATGTCAGGTCCGCCGAGCGCGTGATGACGGCGTTCGCGGAAGACGGTGTGCTGGATCGCACGTTCGCGCTGCCCGAGTTCGGCAAGGGCCTGACGTTCCCCGCGCCACAGGCCATCGGCTTTCATTTCATCGACTACCTGGTGCACGGCTGGGACGTCGCCCAGTCTCTCGGTGTCGCGTTCACGGCGGAGCCGGAGCTGGTGGAGGCCGCCTGGCCGATCGCCCAGGCGGTCCCGGACGACGAGCGACGCCTCAGGCCGGGCGCCGCGTTCCAGCCGAGTTCGGCCGCCCCCGAGGGCGCGGCCCGCTTCGACCGTCTCCTCGCCATGCTCGGCCGCTCCCCCGCATAG
- a CDS encoding MarR family winged helix-turn-helix transcriptional regulator, translating to MTDRPDLAAMISPLSRALIDAELPVLHEHGLSMWAYSVLLALDERPLRTQAALAESIGADKTRIIGFLDDLQRRGLIERAPDPADRRARVLSLTAEGRRVRDSAQAAIRRKEERLLARLPSEDRQGFLRALRALAALPPEEITGA from the coding sequence GTGACCGACCGTCCCGACCTGGCCGCGATGATCAGCCCGCTGAGCCGGGCGTTGATCGACGCCGAGTTGCCCGTGCTGCACGAGCACGGCCTGTCGATGTGGGCCTACTCGGTCCTGCTCGCACTGGACGAACGGCCGCTGCGGACCCAGGCCGCGCTCGCGGAGTCCATCGGCGCGGACAAGACCCGCATCATCGGGTTCCTCGACGACCTGCAGCGGAGAGGCCTCATCGAGCGGGCCCCCGACCCCGCCGACCGGCGCGCTCGCGTCCTGTCGCTGACCGCCGAGGGCCGCCGCGTGCGCGACTCCGCTCAGGCGGCCATCCGGCGGAAGGAGGAACGCCTGCTGGCGCGCCTCCCCTCAGAAGACCGGCAGGGTTTCCTGCGTGCCCTGCGGGCGCTCGCCGCCCTGCCTCCCGAAGAGATCACGGGCGCTTGA
- a CDS encoding amino acid ABC transporter permease translates to MSTAPFGNLYEAPGPRGVRRNRVLTVAVTVVMLAVAVLVYVRFDANQQWSAEKWLPLLRPDVWVTFILPGLFGTLKAAVAGIFLATVFGFVFAAARMSEHRWLRVPAAVVVEFFRAVPLLLLIFFAFFGSFVLIGTSISAFTAVVFGLTLYNGSVIAEIVRAGVQSLPKGQAEAAYAMGMRKGQVMRLVLLPQAIRTMMPAIVSQCVVLLKDSALGFIVGYDELVDRGLNGIAANFSNVIPAAIVIAAIFIAINVTLDKLAHWLHDNSGRRVRPGGEATPATAEPQPVEAL, encoded by the coding sequence ATGAGCACGGCGCCCTTCGGCAACCTCTACGAGGCCCCGGGTCCGCGCGGGGTCCGCCGCAATCGGGTACTGACCGTGGCCGTGACCGTGGTCATGCTCGCCGTCGCCGTGCTCGTCTACGTCAGGTTCGACGCGAACCAGCAGTGGTCGGCCGAGAAGTGGTTGCCGCTGCTCCGTCCCGACGTGTGGGTCACGTTCATCCTGCCCGGCCTGTTCGGGACGCTGAAGGCCGCCGTCGCGGGGATCTTCCTCGCCACCGTCTTCGGGTTCGTGTTCGCGGCCGCCCGGATGTCCGAGCACCGCTGGCTCAGGGTGCCCGCGGCCGTGGTCGTGGAGTTCTTCCGGGCCGTCCCGCTCCTGCTGCTCATCTTCTTCGCGTTCTTCGGCTCGTTCGTGCTCATCGGGACGAGCATCTCCGCGTTCACCGCCGTCGTCTTCGGGCTCACGCTCTACAACGGCTCGGTGATCGCCGAGATCGTCAGGGCCGGCGTCCAGAGCCTGCCCAAGGGCCAGGCGGAGGCCGCCTACGCGATGGGCATGCGCAAGGGTCAGGTCATGCGGCTCGTCCTGCTCCCCCAGGCCATCCGCACCATGATGCCCGCGATCGTCAGCCAGTGCGTGGTGCTGCTCAAGGACTCCGCGCTCGGGTTCATCGTCGGCTACGACGAACTGGTGGACCGGGGTCTCAACGGCATCGCCGCGAACTTCTCCAATGTCATCCCCGCCGCCATCGTCATCGCCGCCATCTTCATCGCCATCAACGTCACACTCGACAAGCTCGCCCACTGGCTGCACGACAACAGCGGCAGGCGAGTCCGTCCGGGAGGCGAGGCCACGCCCGCGACCGCCGAGCCCCAGCCGGTCGAAGCGCTGTAG
- a CDS encoding amino acid ABC transporter permease: MNALILERDTVILAFWMTVRLTAVSTVGSLVLGTLLTAMRVSPLPILRTVASGYVTVARNTPLTLVLLFTGLGVGANLGVEFSDDISVNNFWLAILGLTAYTSAFVCEALRSGINTVPVGQAEAARSIGLSFQQTLRLIILPQAFRAVVVPLGSILIALTKNTTIALVVGVAEASVRMREMIEVYGDQVIQVFFGFAVGFVILCLPTGLFFGWLSRRLAVVR, encoded by the coding sequence ATGAACGCACTGATCCTTGAGCGAGACACCGTCATCCTGGCCTTCTGGATGACCGTGCGGCTCACCGCGGTCAGCACCGTCGGCTCGCTCGTTCTCGGCACCCTGCTGACCGCGATGCGCGTCTCGCCGCTACCGATCCTGCGCACCGTCGCCAGCGGGTACGTCACCGTGGCCCGCAACACCCCGCTCACGCTCGTGCTCCTGTTCACCGGCCTGGGGGTGGGCGCGAACCTTGGTGTCGAGTTCTCCGACGACATCAGCGTGAACAACTTCTGGCTCGCCATACTCGGGCTGACCGCCTACACCTCCGCCTTCGTGTGCGAGGCGCTGCGCTCCGGCATCAACACCGTGCCGGTCGGCCAGGCCGAGGCCGCCCGCTCGATCGGGCTCAGCTTCCAGCAGACCCTGCGCCTGATCATCCTGCCCCAGGCGTTCCGGGCCGTGGTCGTGCCGCTGGGCAGCATCCTGATCGCGCTGACCAAGAACACCACCATCGCCCTCGTGGTCGGCGTGGCCGAGGCGTCCGTGCGGATGCGGGAGATGATCGAGGTGTACGGAGACCAGGTGATCCAGGTCTTCTTCGGGTTCGCCGTCGGGTTCGTCATCCTCTGCCTGCCCACCGGGCTGTTCTTCGGCTGGCTGTCGCGCCGCCTGGCGGTGGTCCGATGA